The following proteins come from a genomic window of Nitrospirota bacterium:
- the rplW gene encoding 50S ribosomal protein L23: MRDPYAIIRKPLFTEKGSFLKETENKVLVEVALDANKIEIKRAVEEIFKVKVQKVATVKVHGKLKSFGRSTGRRPDRKKAVITLKPGQRLDFIEGV, from the coding sequence ATGAGGGACCCGTACGCCATCATACGGAAGCCTCTGTTTACGGAGAAGGGGTCCTTCTTGAAGGAGACGGAGAACAAGGTCCTGGTGGAGGTGGCCCTGGACGCCAACAAGATAGAGATAAAGCGGGCCGTGGAGGAGATTTTCAAGGTGAAGGTGCAGAAGGTCGCCACGGTCAAGGTGCACGGGAAGCTCAAGAGCTTCGGGCGCTCCACCGGGCGGCGGCCCGACAGGAAGAAGGCCGTCATCACGCTCAAGCCGGGCCAGAGGCTCGACTTCATCGAGGGAGTATAA
- the rplD gene encoding 50S ribosomal protein L4 → MPQVAVKDIENKDAGTLSLPEELFGLTGSEALMHQAVVAYLANQRQGTHATKNRALITGGGRKPYRQKGTGRARAGSVRSPLWNGGATTFGPQPRDYRMAMPRKARRKALYAALSSRLAEGSVLVVEGIPMEKPRTKRMLEILKTLDLTAGSLLLVLRDLDAAVALSARNIPWVTLMLAGDLHAYDVLSHDRLLLTREALEALEQKGAEAEEEG, encoded by the coding sequence ATGCCACAGGTTGCGGTCAAGGACATAGAGAACAAGGACGCGGGCACGCTGAGCCTCCCGGAGGAGCTTTTCGGCCTGACCGGCAGCGAGGCCCTCATGCACCAGGCGGTGGTGGCCTATCTGGCCAACCAGAGGCAGGGCACCCACGCCACCAAGAACCGGGCGCTCATCACCGGCGGCGGCCGCAAGCCCTACCGGCAGAAGGGGACGGGACGCGCCCGGGCGGGCTCGGTCCGCTCGCCCCTGTGGAACGGCGGGGCCACCACGTTCGGCCCCCAGCCCAGGGACTACCGGATGGCCATGCCCCGGAAGGCCCGGAGAAAGGCCCTCTATGCGGCCTTGAGCAGCAGGCTCGCCGAGGGCAGCGTGCTCGTGGTGGAGGGCATCCCCATGGAGAAGCCCCGCACGAAGCGCATGCTGGAGATACTGAAGACCCTGGACCTCACGGCCGGGAGCCTGCTCCTTGTGCTCAGGGACCTGGATGCCGCCGTGGCCCTCTCGGCCCGGAACATCCCGTGGGTCACCCTCATGCTGGCCGGGGACCTGCACGCCTACGACGTGCTCTCCCATGACAGGCTGCTTCTGACCAGGGAGGCCCTGGAGGCCCTTGAGCAGAAGGGGGCCGAGGCGGAGGAAGAGGGATGA
- a CDS encoding elongation factor Tu, with the protein LIAPIAMEKEVRFAIREGGRTVGAGVVSEILQ; encoded by the coding sequence AGCTCATCGCCCCCATCGCCATGGAGAAAGAGGTGCGGTTCGCCATCCGTGAGGGCGGCAGGACCGTGGGGGCCGGCGTGGTCTCGGAGATACTGCAATAG
- the rpsJ gene encoding 30S ribosomal protein S10: MNEKIRIKLRAYDHRVLDTSVREIVETAHRTGARISGPVPLPTKINKYTVLRSPHVDKKSREQFEIRTHKRLIDIYEATPQTVDALMKLELAAGVDVEIKL, translated from the coding sequence ATGAACGAAAAGATCCGCATAAAGCTCAGGGCCTACGACCACCGGGTGCTGGACACCTCGGTGAGGGAGATAGTGGAGACGGCCCACCGCACCGGGGCGCGCATCAGCGGGCCGGTTCCCCTGCCCACGAAGATAAACAAGTACACGGTCCTGAGGTCGCCCCACGTGGACAAGAAGTCCCGGGAGCAGTTCGAGATACGCACCCACAAGCGCCTCATCGACATCTACGAGGCTACCCCGCAGACGGTGGACGCCCTGATGAAGCTGGAGCTGGCCGCCGGGGTGGACGTGGAGATAAAGCTGTGA
- the rplC gene encoding 50S ribosomal protein L3 yields MTGIVGRKLGMTQIYTENGSAVPVTVVEARPGTVVQVKSRERDGYEALKVGFFEDGREKRYTKPTLGVFKKAGVAPHRLLKEFHMGNLAVGEKVTLEGFARGDRVSVRGRSKGKGFQGVMKRHHFRGGPGSHGSMFNRAPGSIGASSFPSRVWKGQKMAGHMGAGTVTVRNVEVVDVRAEQNLILLKGAVPGARNAVVEISKED; encoded by the coding sequence GTGACGGGCATCGTCGGCAGAAAGCTGGGGATGACCCAGATATACACCGAAAACGGGAGCGCCGTGCCGGTGACGGTGGTGGAGGCCCGGCCGGGCACCGTCGTGCAGGTCAAGAGCAGGGAGCGGGACGGCTACGAGGCGCTGAAGGTGGGGTTTTTCGAGGACGGCAGGGAGAAGCGCTACACGAAGCCCACCCTGGGGGTTTTCAAGAAGGCGGGGGTCGCCCCCCATCGTCTCCTCAAGGAGTTTCACATGGGCAACCTGGCCGTGGGCGAGAAGGTCACCCTGGAGGGCTTCGCCCGGGGCGACAGGGTCTCCGTACGGGGCCGGTCCAAGGGCAAGGGGTTTCAGGGCGTGATGAAGCGGCACCACTTCCGCGGCGGCCCGGGCTCCCACGGCTCCATGTTCAACCGCGCCCCCGGCTCCATCGGGGCCAGCTCCTTTCCCTCGCGGGTCTGGAAGGGCCAGAAGATGGCCGGCCACATGGGGGCCGGCACGGTGACGGTGAGAAACGTCGAGGTGGTGGACGTGCGGGCCGAGCAGAACCTCATCCTGCTCAAGGGGGCGGTGCCCGGGGCCCGGAACGCGGTGGTGGAGATAAGCAAGGAAGACTGA